In Granulicella mallensis MP5ACTX8, the sequence TTGGCAAATCCGAAGACTACTCCACCTTCATGGAGCGAGCCGCTTACTGGCGAAACGTGTATGACACGGGTGTCGGCTTCTTTCGTGGCAAGAACGCCGATGGTTCCTGGCTCTCACCATTCGACTCGTTCACCTGGGGCAGTCCCTATGAAGAGGGGTCCGCGTGGCAGCATCGCTGGGATGCCCCGCACGCGGTGAAGGATCTCTTTGAGGCGCTCGGCGGTAAAGCGGCGGCGGTGGATGCGCTCGAGAAGATGGTCACGCTTCCACCGATCTTCCACGTCGGCGTATACGGAGGGGAGATCCACGAGATGTCCGAAATGGCAGCTGTCCCCTTCGGTCAGTACGCCCACTCGAACCAGCCTTCACACCACATGCTGTACCTCTTCGCTGAGGTAGGCCGTCCTGATCGGACACAGTTCTGGGTGCGTCGCACGTTGAACGAGTTGTACTCGCCGGACTCTTTTGCCGGCGACGAAGATACAGGTTCCATGGCCGCGTGGTACATCTTGAGCTCACTCGGCTTCTACCAGGTGTGCCCGGGTGTTCCAGAGTATACGATCGGAGCGCCGCTCTTCCCGCAGGCCACTGTTCACCTGCCAGGCGGTAAGACCCTGAAGGTGCGTGCCGAAGGAAACTCCGCGGACACGGTGTACGTTGAAAAGGTTTCCCTTAATGGAGAAGCACGTACCGGCCGAAAACTCTCGCACCGGGAGATCGCTGCGGGCGGCACGCTTCTCTTCAGAATGACCGCCCAGGCACCGAAGACGAGCTAAGCTGCTGTTTTACTCATGGAGCACTCTCTGCCTTGCACTCCGCGCAAGGCAGAGAGAGTGCTGCATCATCGCAGGAGATAGCTACCGATTTCGATCCACCAGGATGATTGGTGAACGTACGTATACTCGGCGATGATCTGCAAGAAGATCATTGCGGGGAGAGCATAGAGATAGACCTTGTGGATACGGCGCTCCACGATGATGTCTCGAATTACGCCTAAGAGAATCAAAGCATCCACTCCAGCGGGTGCGAAGACGGAGGGCAGACTCGGGATGCGTCCGAAAGCCGCTTCTGTGAGTGCGCACGTGGCGATCAACATAAGGCGGCGATGAAAATCCGGGCGTTTACGCCAATAGATCGCCAAAGCAAATGGAACTGCAAAGCAGACTAGTTCCATCACTTCAACGAAGAGGAAAGGCACGGTTGGGAAGGGAAGTTGGCGCTGAATAGCCAATCTCAGCACAGCGGTTGACGTCGTGTAGCCGAGGACGAGGATAGAGACTGCGAGACCGGTGCCTACCCAGCCCAACGTACGATGCAGGCGGACATTGTGTGAGCGGACAAGAGCGGATTGGAGGATGAAGAAGAGCACCCAGGCAGAGAAGACAACGGAGTGCACGTAAACGATCTGCGGAGGCTGGACACGAGGGTGGAGCAGATTCGGGTTGATGGTAAAGCTAAAGCCGTAGACAACAACGACTGCATTCAACAATGACATGAAGAGATAGAAGTAGCGTTCCAGGATGCTCGTTTGCTTTGTTGTCATACACTCCTATAGCCGTCTGGCTGGTCACTTGCTGTTCGCTGTGGATCTAAAACGGTAGGCTGCCACAACCGTTCGCTGAGAAAGCGACGGATGGTTCTTATATCTCACAAACACCGTTGGCTGTTATTTATTCCCACCCAGTCCATCAGCTGAGCCCTCGTTCGACCATCGTCACGAGTCGCTCGCCCAACGCTAGGATCGCCTCGTGTGGCATCCGATAAAGCGGCCCCTCGAGCACCAGAAGTGCCAGTCCGTGGACCGTCGACCATGCCAGGTACTCCGCATCGTTGCGGCTTTTCTTCGTGAGCAGGCCGCTCTCCAGCATGCGATCCAGGGCGAGCGAAAGCAGCTGAAAGGCGTTCAGCCCCATGGATGCGGTGTTTGCCGGGTTGGGCGAATCAACTGGTGGTGGAATCGAGAATGCCGTACGAAACATCCCTGGTTCTCTCATCGCGAATCCCAGATATCCTATGCCCACCGCACGCAGACTCTTTCGCGCAAACACCTGGGGGTCGCGTCCTGGACGGCACTTCTTCATTTCGTCTTCAATGGACGCGGCGACCCGCGACAGGCATGCCGACCGCACCGCATCCAGCAACTCAGCCTGGCCAGCAAAATGTCTGTAAGCCGCATTCGGAGAGACACCCGCCTGCCGTGTTGCCTCCCGCAGAATGACTGCCTTGGGTCCTCCAGCGCGGGCCATATCGAGCCCGGCCGTCACGAGTGCGTTGCGTAGATCACCGTGGCGAAAGGTCTTGCGTTTTTCAATGGTGACGTTCTTTTTCATTGTCCGTTCAAACTAGAGTGTACCGCGCAGGGGAGCATTGTAGACAGCATCCACTTAGCGGTGGTAGCGTATGTGGACGATGTTTACTTCGTAGCGATATATCCCAAATGGAGGTGCGAAATGGCAGACGGATTCATCTGGTACGAACTTGTCACCAATGACATGGACAAGGCAGTCAACTTCTACAAGAAGGTCGTCGGGTGGGATGTCAAGGACGCCGGTATGCCCGGCTTTACCTACATGATCTTCGGTAAAGAAGGCAAAGACGTTGGCGGCATGATGACCTGGGCTGGCGCGGGCGCGCCCGATCTTCCCACTCAGTGGATGGGCCACATTCACACCGCAAAGCTCGACGAAGAGTTGAAGGCTGTGACTGCCGACGGCGGGACGATTGTGAAGCCCGCTCAGGACATTCCCGGCGTAGGCCGTTTCGCGGTCGTGCTGGACCCTCAACAGGTGAAGTACCTGCTCTTCGAACCCGGCAAGGGAGATGTTCCGCCTCGGTTGGATCAGATGGCGGCGGGTAATGTGGGCTGGCATGAACTGCTTACAGATGACGCAGCAAAAGCCTTCGATTATTACTCCAGGCACTACGGTTGGCAGAAGGATTATGCGCACGATATGGGAGCCATGGGTGCCTACCAGACCTTCCGGACCGACCAACCCCTCTATACGGGCGGAATGATGAACCGTAAAGGGCCCGGCATGCCCGAAGGGATTCCCCCACACTGGCAGTACTACTTCCTGGTCGACGACATCGAGGCTGCGCAGAAACGTGTGATCGAGGCCGGAGGCAAGATCGTGCTGCCTCCTATGGACGTACCCGGAGGCTCACGCATCCTGCAGGCCACCGACGACCAGGATGGTCACTTTGCTTTGATGCAGGGACCAAAATCCTGACCGCGCTGAACTTCATCACCGGCGAAGCCGTTCTTCCTTGCGGAAGAACGGCCGCCGAACTTTACGGCGAACGTTAAAACCTGAGAGGAGAGCAACATGTCGGAGAAGATGATCACCTGTCTGTGGTTCGATCACGGGAAGGCCCGCGAAGCAGCCGAATTCTATGCCGCCACCTTTCCCGACAGCCACGTCGGGAAGATAAGCGCCTCGCCCACGGATACGCCATCCGGTCCCGAAGGTCAGGAACTCATCGTTGAGTTCACCGTTTGCGGCCGCAATTTCATGGGTCTCAATGGCGGTCCGCGGTTCGTCTCCAACGAATCGGTTAGCTTTGTGATTCTTACCGACGACCAGGCCGAGACCGATCGACTGTGGAACGCCATCGTCAGCAACGGCGGCCAGGAAAGCATGTGCGGCTGGTGCAAGGACCGCTGGGGCTTTTCATGGCAGATCACTCCGCGCGCGTTGCTGGCGGCGACGAAGGACCCGGATCGCGCTGCAGCCAAGCGCGCGATGAACGCGATGATGACGATGCGAAAGATCGACATCGCTGCGATCGAGGCCGCGCGCACAAAACAGTAGAAGATCATCCACTTAGAGGCGGAGAGCGGCTACGATGAAAGATCTCTTTGTCATTACAAGGTCGTTGGGCCTCTGAAGACAGGATAGTTCTCAAACGACCCGGCTCGAACCGAGGCTGTCCAGGGGCCAGGAGAGAGTGCAATGATCTCGGTTGTGCACATTGGGCTACCGTTGGCGCCACCATGGGTTCCTGCTGAAGAGTGCGAAAAGATTGCGTCGCGCCTGAGAGGCCTTCGGCAGAAAATGGAAGGCGCTGGCTACAGATATGAAGTGATGCATGCCTCCCCAGAAGGAGGACTGGCAGAGCTTCGCAGGCGGCTGCAGAGCGAGCCATGCGATGCTGTGTTGATCGGCGGCGGGGTGGTGGCTGATGAGAAGCTCGCCGTTTTTAAGCAGCAGATTATTGAGGTTACAAAGGACGAGGCACCAGGGGCGAAGGTGCTGGAGTTTGACCATGCGGTGGATGTCCAGACTCTTCTGGAGCTTGCCTTCTCAATCTGATTCAGGATCTTCCGGGCGGAGAAGCTGGGAGACGACATACCGCAACTGGCACTCTGACAGCTTGTATACCAACATCAGAAGAAACTTCAGCCTCTGCTCTTTGTCCACATCTAGCATCCAATCTGTTGCGGGCGATCTAATCTGTTGGACGTGGGGTCAATCGATATCACCCGGGGATAGAGCACAGCATGACGCATGCGTTTCATTTTCAGCACGACTGGTTCTTTGCCATCTTCCTCTTCTGCACAGCCCTGGTTCTCGCCAACGTCATTCATTTCGTTCTCTTCCGCCTCCTGCGCCGCAAAGAGGCGGAGAATACCCATCTTGGGTGGGGGCTTCAGCGTCATCTTGGCGCACCGTCCCGTGCCGTCTTCTTTATCACCTGCCTGCTTATTGTGCTCCCGGTGATTCCGCGCCTGTCCGGCAAGCTGCAGGAGCTGCTGAATCAGATCTTCATCATGGCGCTCATCGCCGCGTTGGGATGGTTTGCGGTTGGCTGCGTCTACGTCTTGCAGAACGTATTCCTCCGCCGCTATGACCTCACCGCTGAGAACAACGTTCAGGCTCGCCGCATCCATACCCAGTTCCAGCTCTTCCGCCGCATGGTCATCAGCCTGGTCATCGTTATCGATGTCGGGGCGTTGCTCTGGAGCTTCCACGATCCGCGCATCTGGCACTACGGCACTGGATTGCTTGCCTCTGCCGGTGTGGCTTCGCTGATCCTTGCCACTGCCGCCAAATCCACCGCTGCAAACTTTCTCGCGGGCCTCCAGATCGCCATCACAGAGCCTATTCGCATCGACGATGTCGTCGTCGTGCAAGGGGAGTGGGGGCGTATCGAGGAGATCACCTCGGCCTACGTCGTCATCAAGATCTGGGATCTACGCCGCCTGATCGTTCCGCTCAGCTACTTCATCGAAAACTCATTCCAGAACTGGAGCCGCGAGCAGAGCGATATCATGGGCACCGCTTTCCTCTATGTCGATTACTCCATTCCCGTTGAGGAACTCCGGGGCGAACTCAATCGCATCGTTCAAGCCTCTGCTCTCTGGGACAAAAAGGTCTGCGGTCTTCAGGTCACCAACCTATCTGAGCGCACCATGGAACTACGCTGCCTGGTGAGCAGCCACAACTCAAGCCAGAATTTCGACCTTCGCTGCCTCGTCCGCGAGCAGATGACGGCCTTCATCCAAAAGAACTACCCCGACGCCTTCCCCACGACACGCTTCTCCGCCCACGCTACCAGTCCAGGTGACCCACCTGTGGCTGGACATCTCTGAGACGGATTGGCTATCCGGAATAAGCTCCTGGGCCTTCACACCCAGCCATTGGATTTCGGGTCAGGGTGTCGGGGTTAAAGCCGGATGGGAACTGGCGTAAATAAAGATAGAAGGGAAGTCGTGCGGCTGCTGACGACTTCCCCTCCTCCTTGATCGATTACCGCTGGCCTTCGAGTTCCCCGGTATCTGGATTCAATACCAGTTTGCGTGCGGGAGAGAGCAGGCCGTTCAACGGGCTGAAATCGAAGACGTCCTGAATCGATCCAGCGATGGCATCGAAGGACTGATCGCCGATGCGGCCAAGATCCCAGTTGTCTTCGATGAAGCGAGTAATGGACGACTGGTCATTGAGTGTGTGCGACACATAGTTTTGCCTGGCATAAGGTGAGATCGCGACGAAAGGAAGACGCGGGCCGTAACCGCAGCGATCCAGGTACGCTCCGCTCCTGGAGGTGCCGCACAATCCCGAAGGCCCCAGCAGCGCATCATTGTTCGGGTCGCTCGAGGTGCTCACGATCGGCGCCAGTACATGGTCGTACCAGCCATCGGAGTCATCGTAGGTGATAAGAATCGCCATACTGTTCCAGTCCGGGCTCTGTTGCAGACGATTGATCGTATTCACCAGGAAGGTTTGCTCTGCGAGTGGGCTCGACGTGGAAGGATGACCGGTTTCATTCGCCGGCGCCTTCAAGAAGGTGACAGCGGGAAGGTTATTGGCGGCCACGGCGTTCCAGAAGTCGGTGAGCGCATACTGGTGGTTTGCCTGATCGGTCGTGCCGATCGTACGCACGGAGGTCGGCCGCAGATGATGAGGATTGGCGGTCGAGGCCCAGTACTGAAAGGGCGCATAGTGATCGTCATACTGGCTGGTGCACTGCGCCTTGCCTGCGACGTAGCTCGTCGGCGTCCAGTCGCCATAGAACCAGCCCCAGGTGACGCCCTTTGCGTTGAGCAGGTCGCCGATGTTCTTGCCGGACATCTCGATCGTCGTGCCGGTAGAGCAGTCGTCGTCGGTGGCATCGATGTTTGCGATGACGCTTCCGTTTGCAACCTTGCCGGAGACAGCGTTGGGAGTCGCACCGTGCGTCTGTCCCGCAATCAAGTTCAGGTGGCCCATCACCGTCGTGCCAAAGGTTGAGCCGAAGAAGTTGTCGCTTATGGCGAAATGCTGCGCGTAGTTCCAGAT encodes:
- a CDS encoding mechanosensitive ion channel family protein gives rise to the protein MTHAFHFQHDWFFAIFLFCTALVLANVIHFVLFRLLRRKEAENTHLGWGLQRHLGAPSRAVFFITCLLIVLPVIPRLSGKLQELLNQIFIMALIAALGWFAVGCVYVLQNVFLRRYDLTAENNVQARRIHTQFQLFRRMVISLVIVIDVGALLWSFHDPRIWHYGTGLLASAGVASLILATAAKSTAANFLAGLQIAITEPIRIDDVVVVQGEWGRIEEITSAYVVIKIWDLRRLIVPLSYFIENSFQNWSREQSDIMGTAFLYVDYSIPVEELRGELNRIVQASALWDKKVCGLQVTNLSERTMELRCLVSSHNSSQNFDLRCLVREQMTAFIQKNYPDAFPTTRFSAHATSPGDPPVAGHL
- a CDS encoding TetR/AcrR family transcriptional regulator, yielding MKKNVTIEKRKTFRHGDLRNALVTAGLDMARAGGPKAVILREATRQAGVSPNAAYRHFAGQAELLDAVRSACLSRVAASIEDEMKKCRPGRDPQVFARKSLRAVGIGYLGFAMREPGMFRTAFSIPPPVDSPNPANTASMGLNAFQLLSLALDRMLESGLLTKKSRNDAEYLAWSTVHGLALLVLEGPLYRMPHEAILALGERLVTMVERGLS
- a CDS encoding VOC family protein, which codes for MADGFIWYELVTNDMDKAVNFYKKVVGWDVKDAGMPGFTYMIFGKEGKDVGGMMTWAGAGAPDLPTQWMGHIHTAKLDEELKAVTADGGTIVKPAQDIPGVGRFAVVLDPQQVKYLLFEPGKGDVPPRLDQMAAGNVGWHELLTDDAAKAFDYYSRHYGWQKDYAHDMGAMGAYQTFRTDQPLYTGGMMNRKGPGMPEGIPPHWQYYFLVDDIEAAQKRVIEAGGKIVLPPMDVPGGSRILQATDDQDGHFALMQGPKS
- a CDS encoding alkaline phosphatase family protein, producing MPRFTALQKIASVGLLLLVPISSASAQFLQPEQPASKPAETTTPIKHLIVIYDENISFDHYFGTYPNATNPPGEPRFTALPGTPAPNGLTPTLLQANPDAVAPFRLDRSEAVTCDNDNHYTDEQKAYNGGLIDQVSELLSGTGTGCTPNLSMGYYDGNTVTAIWNYAQHFAISDNFFGSTFGTTVMGHLNLIAGQTHGATPNAVSGKVANGSVIANIDATDDDCSTGTTIEMSGKNIGDLLNAKGVTWGWFYGDWTPTSYVAGKAQCTSQYDDHYAPFQYWASTANPHHLRPTSVRTIGTTDQANHQYALTDFWNAVAANNLPAVTFLKAPANETGHPSTSSPLAEQTFLVNTINRLQQSPDWNSMAILITYDDSDGWYDHVLAPIVSTSSDPNNDALLGPSGLCGTSRSGAYLDRCGYGPRLPFVAISPYARQNYVSHTLNDQSSITRFIEDNWDLGRIGDQSFDAIAGSIQDVFDFSPLNGLLSPARKLVLNPDTGELEGQR
- a CDS encoding VOC family protein, which codes for MSEKMITCLWFDHGKAREAAEFYAATFPDSHVGKISASPTDTPSGPEGQELIVEFTVCGRNFMGLNGGPRFVSNESVSFVILTDDQAETDRLWNAIVSNGGQESMCGWCKDRWGFSWQITPRALLAATKDPDRAAAKRAMNAMMTMRKIDIAAIEAARTKQ